One genomic segment of Marinobacter sp. F4206 includes these proteins:
- a CDS encoding TonB-dependent siderophore receptor, which produces MSRIPETAFRRKALISAMMAATLPGMAWAQDQKPMVLDALEVSADRGPVTSEETRSYVAESTTTTMKMGLTHRETPQAVTVVTREQMDDFAQNDINDVLEGTTGVTVESVESDRTYYTARGFDINNFQYDGVGLPAVYDNVQGELDTAFFDRIEVVRGANGLMTGSGNPAATVNFIRKRPTAETNGSVAVTGGSWDQKRIVGDVSGAVSESGAVRGRVVTGYEDKDSYLDRYSNEKQMFYGVIEADLTDTTLLTLGHSIQTSDTDSPLWGALPLFYTDGTATDYARSTSTASDWSYWDNTQNNSFIELQQELAGGWRAQGAVFRLENDSTSELFYQYGTPDPQTGEGLLAYPSQYDLNVEQWVVDTYATGPFDLANRTHELVVGASWSRSETVDLSRYDSSTGDDMPPLDQFDGSFPRPTYDNGTQGSDWTDKEVATYAAARWTLTDRLTAITGLRLTWLDSDGVSYGATKSTSYDAVETPYAGLIYDVNDNHSIYASYTEIFAPQTELDINRDRLDPIDGVNYELGLKSEFVDDRVNTTVALFQTEQKNVAEAAGTYPNSPDVYYRGIDGLESQGVELEFVGDVTERIQLFAGYTFVDIEDADGNAAKSFVPEHLAQLRGTWRVPGIEGLKVGSQVRWQSEISQEQGVATTGPNAGSTIITEQDSYAVLDLMASYDFARHWNATLNVNNVTDEKYIESLKKFGASAQGFYGEPANASLTISWVY; this is translated from the coding sequence ATGTCCCGAATTCCCGAAACCGCCTTCCGCCGCAAGGCGCTGATTTCAGCCATGATGGCAGCCACTCTCCCAGGCATGGCCTGGGCGCAGGATCAGAAGCCGATGGTTCTTGATGCGCTGGAGGTGTCTGCCGACCGGGGCCCGGTAACGTCGGAAGAGACCCGCAGCTATGTTGCGGAATCCACCACCACAACCATGAAAATGGGGCTGACCCACCGTGAAACCCCCCAGGCGGTCACGGTCGTTACCCGTGAGCAGATGGACGACTTCGCCCAGAACGACATCAACGATGTCCTTGAGGGCACCACAGGCGTCACCGTGGAATCGGTGGAATCCGACAGAACCTATTACACCGCGCGCGGTTTCGACATCAACAACTTCCAGTACGACGGTGTTGGCCTGCCGGCAGTCTACGACAACGTGCAGGGTGAGTTGGACACGGCGTTTTTTGACCGTATAGAAGTCGTTCGCGGCGCCAACGGTCTGATGACCGGCTCCGGCAATCCGGCGGCGACGGTGAACTTCATCCGCAAGCGGCCGACAGCAGAGACCAACGGTTCCGTTGCTGTTACGGGTGGGTCCTGGGATCAGAAACGCATCGTGGGCGATGTCTCCGGCGCTGTCTCTGAATCCGGTGCCGTCCGTGGCCGGGTGGTGACTGGATACGAAGACAAGGACTCGTACCTTGATCGCTACAGCAACGAAAAACAGATGTTCTACGGCGTCATTGAAGCGGATCTTACCGACACCACGCTGCTGACACTCGGGCACTCGATCCAGACGTCGGACACCGACAGCCCGCTTTGGGGTGCCTTGCCGCTCTTCTACACCGACGGCACGGCGACCGACTACGCTCGTTCAACCAGCACGGCATCCGACTGGTCCTACTGGGACAACACCCAGAACAACAGCTTCATTGAACTGCAGCAGGAACTGGCCGGTGGCTGGCGTGCCCAGGGCGCGGTATTCAGGCTGGAAAATGACAGCACCTCGGAACTCTTTTACCAGTACGGTACGCCGGATCCGCAGACCGGCGAGGGCCTCTTGGCCTACCCCAGCCAGTACGATTTGAATGTCGAGCAATGGGTGGTGGACACCTACGCCACTGGCCCGTTTGACCTCGCCAACCGGACTCATGAACTGGTGGTCGGGGCGAGCTGGTCCCGCTCCGAAACCGTGGATCTGTCCCGCTACGACAGCAGCACCGGCGACGATATGCCGCCGTTGGATCAGTTCGATGGTTCGTTTCCTCGACCGACCTATGACAATGGCACCCAGGGGTCGGACTGGACGGATAAGGAAGTGGCCACCTACGCGGCGGCCCGCTGGACCCTCACCGACCGGCTTACCGCCATCACGGGGTTGCGTCTGACCTGGCTGGACAGTGACGGGGTCAGTTACGGGGCCACCAAGAGCACGAGCTATGACGCCGTGGAAACGCCCTATGCGGGCTTGATCTATGACGTCAACGACAACCATTCCATTTACGCCAGCTACACCGAAATATTTGCGCCGCAGACCGAGCTGGACATCAATCGTGATCGCCTCGATCCGATCGACGGCGTGAACTACGAGCTGGGACTGAAAAGTGAATTTGTTGATGACCGGGTTAACACCACCGTGGCTTTGTTCCAGACGGAGCAGAAGAATGTGGCCGAAGCCGCCGGTACCTACCCGAACTCGCCTGACGTCTACTACCGGGGCATCGACGGTCTCGAGAGTCAGGGGGTCGAGCTGGAGTTTGTCGGTGATGTGACAGAGCGTATCCAGCTCTTCGCCGGCTACACCTTCGTGGACATCGAAGACGCTGATGGCAATGCCGCGAAATCCTTCGTGCCGGAGCATCTGGCGCAACTGCGTGGTACCTGGAGAGTGCCTGGTATTGAAGGCCTGAAGGTCGGCAGTCAGGTCCGTTGGCAGTCCGAGATCAGCCAGGAGCAAGGCGTGGCGACGACTGGTCCGAATGCGGGTAGTACCATCATCACCGAACAGGACAGCTACGCGGTTCTGGACCTGATGGCCAGCTATGATTTTGCCCGGCACTGGAACGCCACCCTGAACGTGAACAATGTGACGGATGAAAAGTACATCGAGAGCCTGAAGAAGTTTGGCGCCTCGGCCCAGGGCTTTTACGGCGAGCCGGCTAACGCCAGCCTGACCATTTCCTGGGTTTACTGA
- a CDS encoding (2Fe-2S)-binding protein has protein sequence MVVADITSADWPRRYRQLLATAGLDAESVIDQALQPPNLERPALLSLAQCLEQPALLHQQLAEDYSVPPDTRSLRAYASVIQQDLALSVIAPLTLRLFRDGAATLPDTSRIFLGPTSDAAATGRWFHAPSQPAVGVKEFIPQLSELVTSWYPIFRQGLGVSPGAYWSSTGLGLGAPFSAVWNLADAKTVCGLAQVWLEEFACDANRFIDWIPAEFNGHPCAIPQRKGCCLKYLLPEGGYCGTCGVYRKARLAEVSPQSRSQAPGQWLPAQ, from the coding sequence ATGGTCGTAGCTGACATAACCAGTGCTGACTGGCCACGGCGGTATCGGCAACTGCTGGCCACCGCCGGCCTGGATGCTGAATCCGTCATCGACCAGGCGTTACAGCCTCCCAATCTTGAGCGCCCTGCACTCCTTTCACTGGCCCAGTGTCTGGAACAGCCGGCACTGCTGCACCAACAGCTTGCCGAAGACTACTCCGTCCCCCCTGACACCCGCTCATTGCGGGCGTATGCCTCCGTCATTCAACAGGATCTCGCGCTGTCGGTGATTGCACCGCTGACACTGAGACTGTTTCGCGATGGCGCGGCGACCCTCCCCGACACAAGCAGGATTTTCCTTGGCCCTACCTCCGACGCAGCAGCAACGGGGAGATGGTTTCATGCGCCGTCACAGCCTGCGGTGGGTGTGAAAGAGTTTATTCCGCAATTGAGCGAGCTCGTAACGTCCTGGTATCCGATTTTCCGGCAAGGCCTCGGAGTCAGCCCGGGGGCCTACTGGAGCAGTACTGGACTGGGTCTGGGAGCGCCTTTCTCGGCGGTGTGGAACCTTGCAGATGCAAAAACCGTATGCGGCCTGGCACAGGTCTGGCTGGAGGAGTTTGCCTGTGATGCCAATCGGTTCATCGACTGGATACCGGCAGAGTTTAATGGCCACCCATGCGCCATTCCGCAACGAAAAGGATGCTGTCTGAAATATCTGCTGCCGGAAGGTGGGTACTGCGGTACGTGTGGCGTTTATCGTAAAGCACGCCTGGCCGAGGTTAGCCCCCAATCCCGGAGCCAAGCACCAGGCCAGTGGCTGCCAGCGCAATAA